One stretch of Armigeres subalbatus isolate Guangzhou_Male chromosome 2, GZ_Asu_2, whole genome shotgun sequence DNA includes these proteins:
- the LOC134217047 gene encoding ubiquitin carboxyl-terminal hydrolase 39: MSEKRKLKAPPTKTSPAKKPKLEDIGSDDDEDNARRIKSKVPDTSLPNRSKLCPYLDTINRHLLDFDFEKLCSVSLTRINVYACLVCGKYFQGRGTNTHAYTHSVAESHHVFLNLSTLKFYCLPDNYEIIDSSLDDIKYVLNPVFTARDIRNLDKEDQKMSRTVDGTLYSPGIVGMNNIKANDYCNVILQSLSHVKPIRDFFLIEKNYANIKRPPGDTAFTLVQRFGELLRKLWNPRNFKSHVSPHEMLQAVVLWSSKKFQITEQGDPIEFLSWFLHILHKQLRGNKQPNSSVVYRTFQGEMKIYTRKLPPTELDDVQKQLLLATDEYQEKVETSTFLYLTCDLPATPLFIDEFRENIIPQVNLYQLLAKFNSVSEKEYKTYKENFLKRFEITRLPKFIILYIKRFTKNTFFLEKNPTIVNFPVKNIDFGDILTDENKKLHKYTKYNLVANIVHDGEPNAGTYRCHILQKSTNQWYEMQDLHVTNILPQMITLTEAYIQIYEQQEEDDDLIEVK; the protein is encoded by the exons ATGTCCGAGAAACGTAAACTTAAAG CACCACCGACAAAAACCTCGCCAGCTAAGAAGCCAAAACTGGAGGACATTGGTTCCGATGACGACGAAGATAATGCCAGGAGAATCAAATCGAAAGTGCCGGATACATCTCTGCCGAACCGCTCCAAATTGTGCCCTTACCTGGACACTATAAATCGACATCTGTTGGATTTCGATTTTGAGAAGCTGTGCTCGGTCTCACTAACCCGGATCAACGTCTATGCCTGTTTGGTATGCGGAAAGTATTTCCAGGGACGCGGAACGAATACTCATGCCTACACGCATTCCGTGGCCGAGTCTCATCATGTTTTCCTGAACTTGTCCACATTGAAGTTCTACTGCCTTCCGGACAACTACGAAATCATAGACTCCTCACTGGACGATATCAAGTACGTGTTGAATCCCGTGTTTACCGCGAGGGACATCCGGAATCTAGACAAGGAGGACCAGAAGATGTCAAGAACTGTGGATGGGACGCTGTATTCGCCGGGAATCGTAGGAATGAACAACATCAAAGCGAACGATTATTGCAATGTTATCTTGCAGTCGTTATCTCATGTGAAACCAATAAGAGACTTCTTTTTGATTGAAAAGAATTATGCCAATATCAAGAGACCGCCAGGTGATACGGCCTTTACCCTTGTCCAGCGATTTGGAGAGTTACTGCGCAAATTGTGGAATCCTAGAAATTTCAAGTCCCACGTTTCGCCACATGAAATGCTCCAGGCGGTTGTGTTGTGGAGTAGCAAGAAGTTTCAAATTACGGAGCAAGGCGATCCAATCGAGTTCCTGTCCTGGTTCTTGCATATTTTGCACAAACAGCTGCGTGGTAATAAGCAACCAAATTCATCCGTGGTATATCGAACGTTCCAGGGGGAGATGAAGATCTATACCCGAAAGTTGCCTCCCACGGAACTGGATGATGTGCAGAAGCAATTGCTGCTTGCAACAGACGAGTACCAGGAGAAGGTTGAAACATCGACTTTCTTGTACTTGACTTGTGACCTCCCGGCGACGCCGTTATTCATCGATGAATTTAGGGAGAACATAATTCCCCAGGTCAATCTGTACCAGCTGCTGGCAAAGTTCAATTCGGTTTCCGAAAAGGAATACAAAACATACAAGGAAAATTTTCTCAAACGTTTTGAAATAACTAGATTGCCCAAATTTATTATCTTATACATCAAGCGATTCACAAAGAATACGTTTTTCCTAGAAAAGAATCCAACCATCGTTAATTTTCCTGTGAA AAACATCGATTTCGGTGACATATTGACTGACGAGAACAAGAAGCTCCACAAGTACACCAAGTACAATTTGGTGGCCAACATCGTTCATGACGGCGAGCCCAATGCTGGGACCTATCGGTGTCATATACTGCAAAAGAGTACCAACCAATGGTATGAGATGCAGGATCTGCATGTGACCAACATTCTGCCGCAAATGATCACCCTGACGGAAGCGTACATTCAGATCTACGAACAGCAAGAAGAGGATGACGATTTGATTGAAGTTAAGTAA